The DNA sequence AGATTCCGAAAAAGAGAGATTTTCTGTCAATCGGCTGGCTCAGCATCATCTCGATAAACTCCCGCGAGTTATAAAAATATATAGAACCGAAAATGATTGACACAAGAGGAATGACGATGATGATGATATTCAGTAAACTGATGTACGCTTTGTTAACATCACCGCTAAATGTGAACAAACCATATCCAACAAGAAAAAAGAAGAAGGTATATAGTATCACCCACTTGCTTCTTATCGTGTTGTGGATTTCGTAGAGTAATATTTTTTTAACGAGTTTCATTTTTCTCTGTGATTCTGTGTCTCTGTGGTAAATATTTTGCCACGAATTCACGAATTTAATTTTTATTCTGGCTCATCAACTCAGCAATTGCTCTTTCAAGCTTAGTTTCTTTTTTATCTTCAAGCAACGATTGGACACTGCCTTTAAATTTTATCTCACCTTCTAAAAGAAAAACAATTTCATCAGAAAGCTCTTGCACTTCATTCATCAAGTGGGAAGTAAGAATAATCGTTTTCTTCTGTTCCTTCTGCTTCATCACCAGATCTTTGAAGTAACTGCTTGAAATCGGATCAAGACCAGCAGTTGGTTCATCGAGAATTATTATTTTCGGATTGAATGCAAATGCAATCAACGCAGAAATTTTCTGCTTTGTCCCGCCTGAAAGATTTTTAAAAGGTTTCTCCATTTCAGGAACAAGCTTTAGCGATGAAAGAATTTCTTCATCATTGTATTCATTACTTTCCCTTATAGATTTTATCAATGAAATAATTTCATTGCCAGTCAAATTTTCCGGATATCTTGCTATCTGAGGCATATAACCGATTTTATTTCTGTAGAGGTAATCTTCTTTCACTTGCATTCCATCAACTTCGATAATTCCGGATGTTGGTCTGACAAGTCCAAGTATTGATTTAATGAGTGTGGTTTTCCCTGAACCATTCGGACCAACGATTGCAGTAACCTTCCCTGACTCAATTGTTAAATCAATATTTTTCAGGACACGATTCTTACCAAAGTTTTTTACGAGGCTGGCTACAGTTATCAATTCATCATCCTCATTCGTGGTTTGGAATCAGTAAGTGCTTCAGGAGTTATTGCAGGAATAATGCTTTCTGCTACATTAAGAATATCGATGAACAAGCTGTGAAGCAGAACAAGTGAAGTAGGATGAGATTCAATCATCATCGAAAACATAGTAACAGGTCTGAATGGAACATCACCGTAACCATCTTTATTTAGATCATATCCATCATATTCCGCCCAGTAATTTTTTTCGAATGTATTAAAATTCTGCCGGCTGTTTGTTGATATATCAAACGAGTTCGCTACAAAATTATTATTATAAAAATAATTTTCCATGGAGTTTGCCATAAGCTTAAGCGCCCAGCCGTTTTTGGTAAAATTATTTTTTCCTACTGTTACCCTGCTGCATCCCTCCATATAAAGTCCGATTGAATTCTCATCAAAAATATTTTTTTCAATTTTGCTGTCAGAAATATCTTTCAATAAAATTCCGTAAGATGCTGCACCCCAGTTTTTTAGAAAATGATTTTCAAACATCAGGACGTTTTTCGTGTACATTACAGCAACACCAGCTCCATTATTTTGAAAAGTGTTATTTGAATACGAACAGCTGTCAGAAAACATAAAGTGAAGTCCGTACCTGAGATTTCTTTCGCTATGGTTGTTAATTATTTTTCCGTTTCGGACAAACTCAAAATAAATACCATCACGATGATTAAAGACTTTGTTGTTTTCAATGACAACATCACGACAATACCAGAGGTGAATTCCGTTACCGGAATTTGCTTCTCTTTTTCTTTCTCCTTCGATGTAATTATTTGATATTATGCAGTCAGAAGATTTTGCAAGATAAATCGCAAAGAAATTATTGATGAATTTATTACCGGTAGCAGAACAATTACTAACCTCTTTCATTTTTATACCGGCATGCTCTTCGAGAAAACTCACTCCTGAATTTTTAATCACCAATCCTGAGATATGAACATCAGTGGATATAACAGTAAATATTTCACCAGATCCTTTCCCATTAACAACAGGAAAATCTTCTCCGATGATAGTGAGTTTTTTATTTACGATGATATTTCCTTCTGAATACACACCGGGTTTTATCAAAATAGTATCGAAGTCGTTTGCTAGACTTATTGCTTCTTTAATTGTAGTGATTTGGCTGTTAGCAGCTACAATAATTGTCTTACCGAGAGAGCAAGTCGAAAATAAAACGAGAATAAACAAGATTAGAAAAAGAAAGTATGTCGCTGAAAGTTTTAGTTGCAGAGGTGAACTCACCCTAAATCCCTCTCTTAAGAAGAGAGGGACTTCAAAATTCCCTTTCTCTTTGTAAGAGAAGGGGTTGAGGAATGAGTTAATAATTTGATGGATATTTTCCACACACTTTTACTCAATTTAGAAATTACATACTTCTTTGTTTTACAAGCTCAATCACATCTACCCAATTTAAAATATGTCCGTTATTTTCTGCAACAATTTTCTGTCTGGATATTTCACTATCGAATGCCATTACATTTAGTCCCATCGGACTCCTGAAATTTTCATTGTGAACGTAAAAAGCTGAATTCGCATCGATAAAAGTTTCAGGAACCGCAAAATCTGTTACAAGGAATTTCTGATTTGCATCACCGATTAAATTTTTCACCATCGCATACTCAATCATACATCCGGCTTCGTCAAATTTAAAAACTTTTCCTTTATCAGTTATTATTTCAGATCCGTAACGATTATCAGAGATTTGCATTCTGCAAAATTCACATTCGTCTTGTCCGTAGTTTATTGGCTCAGGACCGCTTTTACAACCGAATGAAGTGAAGAGTAAGATTAAGAGAAAGAGTAGGAGTAAGATTGATGTCAATTTGTAATTATGCATTTGATACCTCAAAAGTTTTATTTTTCTTATCAAGATACAAAGCAACAGCAGCCAGAACAACAGTAAGAACCAATATCCAGGATCCAATATGCGGCATCGAGATTGCATTAAAATTCAGAAGCATCTTTGAACCGATCAACGGCGGCTGGTAAGCCATTCCCGGAACTTTTATCGCTGCATTCGGATCAAGATCATGTCCGTAATCATATCCCCATAAATAAAAATCATAAAGTCCAACTGCAGCCATCACAACGAAAAGTACAATCCATATATAAACAAGACTTCTCTTTCCGAGTATGCCTGAAACTAGTCCAAACACTATCATAAAAATAATTACGAAAGGCATAATTGTTAATTCCGGAATTGCATTCGGCTCAATCCTTTTCATTCCAATGTAATGATTAAGACCATTGATATTATCCAGATCATTTGGATTTTGACCAGTGATTTTACTTAACCAGATTTCCAATCCAATACCTTCAGGATATTGTGGAGCTTCAAGATCTATATACCATATCGGGAAGAAAAAAGTTAATATTAAAAGAAGTGAAGCAACGATGATAATTATTTTTGATCGAGTTTTCATTTTTCTAAGTATATAAAAAATTCGGGGGACTTTCGTCCCCCATAATTCATAAAATTTTATTTACCTGTTCCATACATAATTGCAACATTTGAACCTCTCAGTGACACTCTAATATAACCAGACATTTCTTGATGAAGTGCAGAACAGAAATCAGTACAATAGAACGGGTATATGCCTTCTTTTTGTGGAGTCCACACAATCGTCTCCGTTGAGCCAGGCATAATTAGTAATTCGGAATTCTGCATTCCTTTAACTGCAAAACCATGAGGAATGTCCCAATCCTGTTCAAGGTTGGTAACATGGAAATAAACAACATCACCAACTTTTATTCCCTCAATGTTATCAGGAGCGAAATGAGTTCTTATCGTTGACATATAGACGTGCACCACATTTCCTTCTCTCACAACCTTTGCATCTTTCTCTGCTTTTATTCCATAAGGATGTTGATTTTCTTCAATCGGATAAATCTTTTTAGAATTTTTCATTAGAATGTCAGCTGGAATTGCCTGTGCATAATGCGGCTCTCCAATTGTAGGAAAATCAAGCAACAGTTTCATTTTGTCACCTGTGATGTCAATCAATTGTGCAGATTGTGTGAGCTCAGGACCTGTTGGTAAGTATCTGTCTTTTGTGATTTTATTCAGTGCAATTACATATTTGCCCCAAGGTTTTCTAGTATCTCCACCGGGCACACACAAGTGACCTATGGAATAGTAAGCAGGAATTCTATCAACAACTTCCCACGTACCGATTTTCCACTTTACTATTTCAGAAGAAATAAATGATGATGTGTATCCATATCCATTTCCATCGAACTCTGTATGCAATGGTCCTAATCCCGGATTCTGAACTTCTCCTCCGATAACCGATTCATATTTCAAAACAGGAATTCCATCTATAGTGGTTTCGAATTCTTTGTTCTCAATTGCCTTTAACATTTTGCTGAATGAATGAACAACAATAACTGAAGCAAGTTTTCCACCTGCTGCTATATATTCGCCTGTTGGATCGACATCAACACCGTGAGGAGATTTTGGTGTTGGCAAATAATAAATCAAACCGGGACAATCTTCAGGCAGTAGCACTTTTACAGTATTCTTCTGCTCTGAGAATCCCATATGTTTCTTTTCATCAAAATAATTTCTGAAATAACTTGCATTGAAAGTTTTTACTTTACCCTGTGCTACATACTCTTCAGCTTTTTTCCAGTTGACTGCAGCGATAAAATCTTTGTCATTCTGTGATGCATTCACTTCAAGCAGAGTGTTTGCCTGCTCAGTGTTGTAACTTGTAAAGAACGCCCAACCATGCGAAGGTCCTTTACCAGAATGTGCAAGATCATAATTAAATCCCGGAACCAGAATTTGGAAAGCGACATCCATTGCGCCTTCTTTGTCAACACTGATAAAGCTGATAGTTCCCTTAAAGTTTTCTTTGTATGAGCTGATTGGTACATCTTCATTTGGAATGGGAACGCTGAATCTTGTTGAGGCTACAACATACTCAGTATTTTCAGTGAGGAATGGAGAACCATGATTTCCACCTGAATTAGGTATTTCAATTATTTCTGCTGTTTTAAAACTTGCAAGATCAACCCGTGCAACACGCGGGGTATTGTTTGCATTTATGAAAATCCACCTTCCGTCAGCTACGCCATCAGTTTGGGAAAGTTTTGGATGATGAGCATCATCCCATGGAATAAAACCATGTGAAGTCATAAACATAGGTTTTGATTCTTCAGAATATCCCCATGCTTTTTCAGGATCCTGTGAAAAAATCGGAATCACCCTGAACATCCTACCGCTCGGTAAACCATAAACAC is a window from the bacterium genome containing:
- a CDS encoding nitrous oxide reductase accessory protein NosL, with protein sequence MHNYKLTSILLLLFLLILLFTSFGCKSGPEPINYGQDECEFCRMQISDNRYGSEIITDKGKVFKFDEAGCMIEYAMVKNLIGDANQKFLVTDFAVPETFIDANSAFYVHNENFRSPMGLNVMAFDSEISRQKIVAENNGHILNWVDVIELVKQRSM
- a CDS encoding ABC transporter ATP-binding protein, whose amino-acid sequence is MITVASLVKNFGKNRVLKNIDLTIESGKVTAIVGPNGSGKTTLIKSILGLVRPTSGIIEVDGMQVKEDYLYRNKIGYMPQIARYPENLTGNEIISLIKSIRESNEYNDEEILSSLKLVPEMEKPFKNLSGGTKQKISALIAFAFNPKIIILDEPTAGLDPISSSYFKDLVMKQKEQKKTIILTSHLMNEVQELSDEIVFLLEGEIKFKGSVQSLLEDKKETKLERAIAELMSQNKN
- a CDS encoding nitrous oxide reductase family maturation protein NosD, which produces MQLKLSATYFLFLILFILVLFSTCSLGKTIIVAANSQITTIKEAISLANDFDTILIKPGVYSEGNIIVNKKLTIIGEDFPVVNGKGSGEIFTVISTDVHISGLVIKNSGVSFLEEHAGIKMKEVSNCSATGNKFINNFFAIYLAKSSDCIISNNYIEGERKREANSGNGIHLWYCRDVVIENNKVFNHRDGIYFEFVRNGKIINNHSERNLRYGLHFMFSDSCSYSNNTFQNNGAGVAVMYTKNVLMFENHFLKNWGAASYGILLKDISDSKIEKNIFDENSIGLYMEGCSRVTVGKNNFTKNGWALKLMANSMENYFYNNNFVANSFDISTNSRQNFNTFEKNYWAEYDGYDLNKDGYGDVPFRPVTMFSMMIESHPTSLVLLHSLFIDILNVAESIIPAITPEALTDSKPRMRMMN
- the nosZ gene encoding Sec-dependent nitrous-oxide reductase, which translates into the protein MNRRYIRAFLIAAAVVVAFVVLHYGCQESKDLTAGDEAGRVYVAPGTYDEFYLFTSGGFSGQIGVYGLPSGRMFRVIPIFSQDPEKAWGYSEESKPMFMTSHGFIPWDDAHHPKLSQTDGVADGRWIFINANNTPRVARVDLASFKTAEIIEIPNSGGNHGSPFLTENTEYVVASTRFSVPIPNEDVPISSYKENFKGTISFISVDKEGAMDVAFQILVPGFNYDLAHSGKGPSHGWAFFTSYNTEQANTLLEVNASQNDKDFIAAVNWKKAEEYVAQGKVKTFNASYFRNYFDEKKHMGFSEQKNTVKVLLPEDCPGLIYYLPTPKSPHGVDVDPTGEYIAAGGKLASVIVVHSFSKMLKAIENKEFETTIDGIPVLKYESVIGGEVQNPGLGPLHTEFDGNGYGYTSSFISSEIVKWKIGTWEVVDRIPAYYSIGHLCVPGGDTRKPWGKYVIALNKITKDRYLPTGPELTQSAQLIDITGDKMKLLLDFPTIGEPHYAQAIPADILMKNSKKIYPIEENQHPYGIKAEKDAKVVREGNVVHVYMSTIRTHFAPDNIEGIKVGDVVYFHVTNLEQDWDIPHGFAVKGMQNSELLIMPGSTETIVWTPQKEGIYPFYCTDFCSALHQEMSGYIRVSLRGSNVAIMYGTGK